Proteins encoded together in one uncultured Desulfosarcina sp. window:
- a CDS encoding DUF3786 domain-containing protein, with protein sequence MPQFKTLMDVFKLLEKSNCRKCNEKTCLAFAAAVFGGRRPLADCPQLGQEIASQYESQPQKQANNAQETENQLAELKARLSQVDFSDAAGRIGAVYDGKKLVLKVMGKDFGVDTAGTVYTDIHANPWVTAPVLNYILYCKGVPVMGKWTPLRELPSGGDWYRLFGQRCEKPMKKVADAYPELFSDLVDLFNGQPAENQFQSDVALVLYPLPLIPLLVCYWHAEDGMESNLNLFFDATAEENLGIDGLYALGAGITRMFEKLALRHGIRA encoded by the coding sequence ATGCCCCAATTCAAGACGCTCATGGATGTATTCAAACTGCTTGAAAAATCCAATTGCCGGAAATGCAACGAAAAAACTTGCCTGGCCTTTGCCGCCGCCGTGTTCGGTGGCCGGCGGCCGCTGGCCGACTGCCCCCAGCTTGGCCAGGAAATTGCCAGCCAATATGAAAGCCAGCCTCAAAAGCAAGCCAACAATGCGCAGGAAACCGAAAATCAGCTTGCTGAATTAAAGGCCCGGCTCAGCCAGGTTGATTTCAGCGATGCTGCCGGACGCATCGGCGCGGTATATGACGGTAAAAAACTGGTCCTGAAGGTAATGGGCAAGGACTTCGGGGTGGATACCGCCGGAACGGTATATACGGATATCCATGCCAACCCCTGGGTAACGGCCCCGGTCCTGAATTATATCCTTTACTGCAAGGGCGTGCCTGTCATGGGCAAATGGACACCGCTGCGCGAACTGCCCAGCGGCGGGGACTGGTATCGGTTGTTCGGCCAGCGCTGCGAAAAGCCCATGAAAAAGGTGGCCGATGCCTATCCCGAGCTTTTCAGCGATCTGGTGGACCTGTTCAACGGCCAGCCCGCCGAGAACCAGTTTCAATCGGATGTGGCCCTGGTGCTCTATCCCCTGCCCCTGATCCCGCTGCTTGTCTGTTACTGGCATGCGGAGGACGGTATGGAATCCAATTTGAATCTGTTTTTCGACGCCACCGCCGAGGAGAATCTGGGCATCGACGGCCTGTATGCCCTGGGTGCAGGCATTACGCGGATGTTTGAGAAGTTGGCCTTACGCCATGGGATTAGAGCCTAA
- a CDS encoding 3,4-dihydroxy-2-butanone-4-phosphate synthase: protein MAADCMPEDLNRPGHVLPLRARTDAVPGRRGHTEGTVDLMRLAGLNPVGVLCELTNEDGTMAPLPEIAVFAKERTLTILTDEDIAAYRSRLADRSACH from the coding sequence ATTGCAGCGGACTGCATGCCCGAGGATTTGAACAGGCCCGGTCACGTGCTTCCTCTTCGCGCCCGTACTGACGCTGTGCCTGGAAGGCGGGGTCATACGGAAGGAACGGTCGATCTGATGCGCCTTGCCGGATTGAACCCGGTCGGCGTTTTATGCGAGCTGACCAATGAAGACGGTACAATGGCCCCCTTGCCAGAGATTGCGGTTTTTGCAAAAGAGCGCACTTTAACGATTTTAACTGATGAAGATATCGCAGCGTACCGATCCCGGCTTGCAGACAGATCTGCCTGTCACTAA
- a CDS encoding DUF3786 domain-containing protein, translated as MTERAPVFDQIIADYLQQVAALDNGDRLSCTLGIAKTQNGFTVPLFNQSITVTPDGIFDEKKAPPSHSASVLACKYLLLCPDTPQTDHTLVTYKDFKDAALYVGGFKNTVEIPIARAFSGRLDRLEAACLALGGRPFDTDVSCQLAYEFQALPRVPVVLIFHDADEDFPAQCTVLLCKNAAGYLDMECLAMIGGILAHRLQD; from the coding sequence ATGACAGAACGCGCACCGGTTTTCGATCAAATCATCGCGGATTATTTGCAACAGGTTGCGGCCCTGGACAATGGCGACCGGTTAAGCTGCACATTGGGAATCGCGAAAACCCAAAACGGTTTCACGGTTCCCCTGTTCAATCAAAGCATCACCGTCACCCCGGACGGAATCTTCGATGAAAAAAAAGCGCCCCCCAGCCATTCGGCCAGTGTACTGGCATGCAAATACCTGCTGCTCTGTCCGGATACGCCCCAAACGGATCACACCCTGGTTACCTACAAGGACTTCAAGGATGCCGCACTGTATGTGGGCGGTTTTAAAAACACGGTCGAAATCCCCATCGCCAGGGCCTTTTCAGGCCGTCTGGACAGGCTTGAGGCCGCATGCCTGGCATTGGGCGGCCGGCCGTTCGATACGGATGTATCCTGCCAACTGGCCTATGAATTCCAGGCCCTGCCCCGCGTGCCGGTTGTTCTCATTTTTCACGATGCCGACGAGGACTTCCCGGCCCAGTGCACCGTGCTGCTGTGCAAAAACGCGGCCGGTTATCTGGACATGGAGTGTCTTGCCATGATCGGCGGGATCCTTGCGCACCGGCTTCAAGACTGA
- a CDS encoding IS110 family transposase — protein sequence MQFLNRILLKKIKALIKMLKKHTPRLIVMEASGGYEISVALSVADAKLPLAVVNPRQVRDYARAIGQLAKTDAIDAYVIARFAQDVRPEVRDQLTFNQLKLKELISRRQQLIAMRTAEKNRLARVFSDPVINGIKAVIATLDAQIKSIDEQMNHEIKNNPTWRQKVDLITSVPGIGKTTAYTLLFALPELGKLNRREIAALVGVAPMNRDSGLMRGKRTITGGRAIVRKALHMPTLSAATRWNEKLNRFYTRLLANGKKHSVALTACMRKLLITLNSMLKNNQTYNPDF from the coding sequence ATGCAATTCCTTAACCGGATTTTACTGAAAAAAATCAAAGCATTAATCAAGATGCTGAAAAAGCACACACCCCGTTTAATCGTAATGGAAGCCAGCGGGGGGTATGAAATTAGTGTGGCTCTTTCAGTTGCGGATGCCAAACTCCCATTGGCCGTTGTCAATCCACGTCAAGTCAGAGACTATGCGCGGGCCATTGGACAACTTGCCAAAACTGATGCGATCGATGCGTATGTCATCGCACGGTTTGCTCAAGACGTTCGGCCTGAAGTTCGGGATCAGTTAACCTTCAACCAACTTAAACTCAAAGAACTCATCTCCAGGCGACAACAACTCATTGCCATGCGTACTGCTGAAAAAAACCGCCTGGCACGCGTTTTTTCCGATCCGGTAATCAATGGGATTAAAGCCGTCATCGCCACGTTGGATGCTCAGATTAAAAGCATTGATGAGCAAATGAACCATGAAATCAAAAACAATCCGACTTGGCGCCAGAAGGTTGACCTGATTACGTCGGTTCCAGGCATCGGAAAAACAACCGCATATACACTGTTGTTTGCTCTTCCAGAACTTGGGAAGTTAAACCGTCGAGAGATAGCCGCTTTAGTCGGTGTTGCCCCCATGAACCGCGATAGCGGATTGATGAGAGGGAAGCGTACCATAACCGGTGGTCGAGCTATTGTGCGCAAAGCATTACACATGCCGACATTGTCAGCTGCAACCAGATGGAATGAAAAGCTAAATCGCTTTTATACCAGACTGCTGGCCAATGGAAAAAAGCATAGTGTGGCCTTGACCGCCTGTATGCGAAAGCTTCTGATCACGCTAAACAGTATGTTAAAGAACAATCAAACTTATAATCCAGACTTCTAG